From one Sphaeramia orbicularis chromosome 9, fSphaOr1.1, whole genome shotgun sequence genomic stretch:
- the hip1rb gene encoding huntingtin interacting protein 1 related b isoform X2 has translation MNSIRQVPSRVKTRRTEANLGAEREHFDKQQLSSISKAINSTETPVKEKHARRIILGTHREKGAYTFWSYALGFPLASSSILSWKFCHVLHKVLRDGHRNVLQDCMRHHSSLVEIGKLWAHLHDKYGQLVALYTKLLCTKMEFHVKHMEIPPNLEATDEVLERTAGTDINNVFQLTVEVFDYMDTELRLAETVLRQLNTSIAISTLTSGQCRLAPLIQVIQDCSHLYHFTVKLLFKLHACLPADTLQGHRDRFHDQFHSLKTFFNKARDMLYFKRLIQIPKLPDSPPNFLHAASLAKHVKPVVVIPDEDEPEQQDDDDDDPEPLIEVSDVSTPSIQAQPQQMDIFDQTFGPPNGGFDDRDLQIESLKRDLELLRAELERVKAEAQRYITQLKSQINSLEAELEEQRAQKQRALVENEQLRMELEAMRRRNAEYDSLQTTFIEAEKRAQATEQRYNKLKEKHTELVTSHAELLRKSADTVKMLSATQQTQDEVERTKQQLSFEVDRIKQEADMKLEEQKFEMEKLRRELEEKLAEISRIKATLQSSEQTSVQMNSSMTALQAEKERLMRSVSEKEAELSSLRQAAQVQQSSLQQERERNSRELGELQGKLQDKASQEELLKQKLLEEQFALLQGTVTEAENIIQDAVAKLDDPLHIRCTSSPDYLVSRAESTLTSIDKLKKGHAEYLTNMNDAGALLRALTQFSHLAADTIVNGSATAHMAPTDHADKLTENCRTCATESLQFLKDLKTKITLQKADPAFIRVIVQKILHLGQELRPKSMDIRQDELGDLVDKEMAATSAAIEEAVRRIDEMMNQARKDTSGMKLEVNERILNSCTDLMKAIRMLVVASTDLQKEIVEGGRGAATIKEFYARNSRWTEGLISAAKAVGWGATEMVESADKVVLHTGKYEELIVCSHEIAASTAQLVAASKVKADRNSKKLSTLQQASRLVNEMAANVVASTKTGQEHLEEKDTMDFSGMSLIKLKKEEMESQVKVLELESQLENERLRLGELRKKHYVLAGVPLDQVSEGNGETFSTTHPVSMSPKPTKPTLMKKPALAQKPNIPPKTMFK, from the exons ATGAACAGCATTAGACAGGTGCCTTCGAGGGTGAAAACCAGGCGGACCGAGGCCAATCTGGGAGCCGAGAGAGAGCATTTTGACAAGCAGCAG CTGAGTAGCATCAGCAAGGCCATCAACTCCACTGAGACCCCTGTGAAGGAGAAGCATGCACGAC GAATTATCCTGGGAACTCACAGAGAGAAGGGGGCTTACACCTTCTGGTCCTACGCTCTGGGCTTTCCTCTGGCCAGCAGCTCCATCCTCAGCTGGAAGTTCTGCCATGTCCTGCACAAAGTCCTGAGAGATGGACACCGTAAT GTTTTACAAGACTGTATGAGACATCACAGTAGTCTAGTTGAAATTGGGAAACTATGG GCCCACCTTCATGACAAATATGGCCAACTGGTTGCTCTCTACACAAAGCTGCTCTGTACAAAAATGGAGTTTCATGTGAAG CACATGGAGATCCCACCAAACCTGGAGGCTACAGATGAGGTCCTGGAGCGCACTGCTGGGACAGACATCAATAACGT GTTCCAGCTCACAGTTGAGGTGTTCGATTACATGGACACAGAACTGAGGCTCGCTGAGACAG TACTCCGCCAGCTCAACACATCCATCGCCATCTCTACTCTCACATCTGGCCAGTGTCGCCTGGCTCCACTCATCCAAGTTATCCAAGACTGTAGCCACCTCTACCACTTCACTGTCAAACTGTTATTCAAACTTCATGCCT GTCTCCCCGCTGACACCTTACAAGGACACCGTGATCGTTTCCATGACCAGTTCCACAG CCTTAAGACGTTCTTCAATAAAGCCAGAGATATGCTCTACTTCAAGAGACTGATCCAAATTCCCAAACTGCCTGAT TCTCCACCCAACTTTCTGCATGCAGCCTCTCTGGCGAAGCATGTGAAACCAGTGGTTGTTATTCCTGATGAGGATGAACCAGAACaacaagatgatgatgatgacgacccTGAGCCTCTCATTGAGGTCAGCGATGTCTCTACACCCAGCATACAAGCACAGCCGCAG CAAATGGACATATTTGATCAGACATTTGGACCTCCAAATGGAGGCTTTGATGACAG ggaTCTCCAGATTGAAAGCCTGAAGCGAGATCTTGAGTTGTTGAGAGCAGAGCTAGAGAGAGTCAAAGCAGAG GCCCAACGCTATATCACACAACTGAAGTCCCAGATTAACAGTTTGGAGGCGGAGCTAGAAGAACAGAGGGCACAGAAACAGCGAGCTCTTGTAGAAAATGAGCAGCTGCGCATGGAACTGGAAGCCATGCGGCGCCGAAATGCAGAATATGACAGCTTACAGACCACGTTTATTGAGGCGGAGA AAAGAGCCCAAGCCACTGAGCAGCGGTACAATAAGCTGAAAGAAAAGCACACGGAGCTGGTGACCAGCCATGCAGAGCTACTGCGGAAG agtgcagacactGTGAAGATGCTGTCAGCAACACAGCAGACCCAGGATGAAGTGGAGAGGACCAAACAGCAGCTGTCATTCGAGGTGGATCGGATTAAACAAGAAGCTGACATGAAG CTAGAAGAGCAGAAGTTTGAGATGGAGAAGCTGAGGAGAGAGCTGGAAGAGAAGTTGGCTGAAATTTCACGTATCAAGGCGACACTACAGAGCAGCGAACAA ACATCGGTGCAAATGAACAGCTCAATGACAGCTCTGCAGGCAGAGAAGGAGCGTCTGATGCGATCTGTGAGTGAGAAGGAGGCGGAGCTGTCGTCTCTGCGACAGGCTGCGCAGGTGCAGCAGTCATCACTTCAGCAGGAGCGAGAGAGGAACAGCAGGGAGCTTGGCGAGCTGCAGGGCAAACTGCAGGACAAG GCAAGTCAGGAGGAGTTGCTGAAACAGAAGCTTCTGGAGGAGCAGTTTGCTTTGTTGCAGGGAACCGTCACAGAGGCTGAGAACATTATCCAAGATGCTGTAGCTAAGCTTGACGATCCCCTCCACATACGATGCACCAGCTCTCCAG ATTACCTCGTGAGTCGGGCTGAGTCCACACTGACTTCCATCGACAAGCTAAAGAAAGGCCATGCAGAATATTTGACAAACATGAACG ATGCTGGAGCGCTGCTGAGGGCTCTGACCCAGTTCTCCCACTTGGCTGCCGATACAATTGTTAACGGCAGTGCAACGGCACACATGGCCCCCACTGACCATGCAGATA AACTGACAGAGAACTGCAGAACCTGTGCCACCGAGAGTCTGCAGTTCTTAAAGGATCTGAAGACCAAGATCACCCTCCAGAAGGCAGACCCAGCCTTCATTCGGGTCATTGTTCAAAAGATCCTGCACTTGGGCCAG GAGCTGCGGCCCAAAAGTATGGATATTCGCCAGGACGAGTTGGGAGATCTGGTTGATAAAGAAATGGCTGCAACATCAGCTGCTATTGAAGAAGCTGTCCGTAGAATTGAT GAAATGATGAATCAGGCACGAAAGGACACATCAGGAATGAAACTGGAGGTCAATGAAAG AATCCTGAACAGCTGCACAGACCTGATGAAG GCCATCCGCATGCTGGTTGTGGCATCTACAGACTTACAAAAGGAGATTGTGGAGGGTGGGCGG GGTGCAGCGACCATTAAGGAGTTCTACGCCAGGAACTCTCGCTGGACTGAGGGGCTCATTTCTGCTGCCAAGGCAGTGGGATGGGGAGCCACAGAGATGGT GGAGTCTGCTGATAAAGTGGTGCTGCACACTGGCAAATATGAGGAGTTGATTGTCTGTTCTCATGAGATTGCTGCTAGTACTGCACAGCTGGTCGCTGCTTCAAAA GTCAAAGCAGACCGCAACAGTAAGAAGCTCTCAACGCTGCAGCAGGCGTCTCGACTCGTGAATGAGATGGCTGCTAATGTGGTAGCTTCAACCAAGACAGGCCAGGAACATCTGGAGGAAAAAG ATACCATGGACTTCTCTGGAATGTCACTTattaaactgaaaaaagaagaaatggagtCACAG GTGAAGGTGCTGGAACTGGAAAGTCAGCTGGAGAATGAGCGCCTGCGTTTGGGCGAGTTGAGGAAGAAGCACTACGTGTTGGCAGGGGTTCCTCTTGATCAGGTTTCAGAGGGGAACGGAGAAACCTTCTCAACAACCCATCCCGTCTCCATGTCACCAAAACCCACAAAGCCCACTCTCATGAAGAAACCTGCGCTGGCCCAGAAACCCAATATACCACCTAAAACTATG TTTAAGTAA
- the hip1rb gene encoding huntingtin interacting protein 1 related b isoform X1 — MNSIRQVPSRVKTRRTEANLGAEREHFDKQQLSSISKAINSTETPVKEKHARRIILGTHREKGAYTFWSYALGFPLASSSILSWKFCHVLHKVLRDGHRNVLQDCMRHHSSLVEIGKLWAHLHDKYGQLVALYTKLLCTKMEFHVKHMEIPPNLEATDEVLERTAGTDINNVFQLTVEVFDYMDTELRLAETVLRQLNTSIAISTLTSGQCRLAPLIQVIQDCSHLYHFTVKLLFKLHACLPADTLQGHRDRFHDQFHSLKTFFNKARDMLYFKRLIQIPKLPDSPPNFLHAASLAKHVKPVVVIPDEDEPEQQDDDDDDPEPLIEVSDVSTPSIQAQPQQMDIFDQTFGPPNGGFDDRDLQIESLKRDLELLRAELERVKAEAQRYITQLKSQINSLEAELEEQRAQKQRALVENEQLRMELEAMRRRNAEYDSLQTTFIEAEKRAQATEQRYNKLKEKHTELVTSHAELLRKSADTVKMLSATQQTQDEVERTKQQLSFEVDRIKQEADMKLEEQKFEMEKLRRELEEKLAEISRIKATLQSSEQTSVQMNSSMTALQAEKERLMRSVSEKEAELSSLRQAAQVQQSSLQQERERNSRELGELQGKLQDKASQEELLKQKLLEEQFALLQGTVTEAENIIQDAVAKLDDPLHIRCTSSPDYLVSRAESTLTSIDKLKKGHAEYLTNMNDAGALLRALTQFSHLAADTIVNGSATAHMAPTDHADKLTENCRTCATESLQFLKDLKTKITLQKADPAFIRVIVQKILHLGQELRPKSMDIRQDELGDLVDKEMAATSAAIEEAVRRIDEMMNQARKDTSGMKLEVNERILNSCTDLMKAIRMLVVASTDLQKEIVEGGRGAATIKEFYARNSRWTEGLISAAKAVGWGATEMVESADKVVLHTGKYEELIVCSHEIAASTAQLVAASKVKADRNSKKLSTLQQASRLVNEMAANVVASTKTGQEHLEEKDTMDFSGMSLIKLKKEEMESQVKVLELESQLENERLRLGELRKKHYVLAGVPLDQVSEGNGETFSTTHPVSMSPKPTKPTLMKKPALAQKPNIPPKTMVSPR, encoded by the exons ATGAACAGCATTAGACAGGTGCCTTCGAGGGTGAAAACCAGGCGGACCGAGGCCAATCTGGGAGCCGAGAGAGAGCATTTTGACAAGCAGCAG CTGAGTAGCATCAGCAAGGCCATCAACTCCACTGAGACCCCTGTGAAGGAGAAGCATGCACGAC GAATTATCCTGGGAACTCACAGAGAGAAGGGGGCTTACACCTTCTGGTCCTACGCTCTGGGCTTTCCTCTGGCCAGCAGCTCCATCCTCAGCTGGAAGTTCTGCCATGTCCTGCACAAAGTCCTGAGAGATGGACACCGTAAT GTTTTACAAGACTGTATGAGACATCACAGTAGTCTAGTTGAAATTGGGAAACTATGG GCCCACCTTCATGACAAATATGGCCAACTGGTTGCTCTCTACACAAAGCTGCTCTGTACAAAAATGGAGTTTCATGTGAAG CACATGGAGATCCCACCAAACCTGGAGGCTACAGATGAGGTCCTGGAGCGCACTGCTGGGACAGACATCAATAACGT GTTCCAGCTCACAGTTGAGGTGTTCGATTACATGGACACAGAACTGAGGCTCGCTGAGACAG TACTCCGCCAGCTCAACACATCCATCGCCATCTCTACTCTCACATCTGGCCAGTGTCGCCTGGCTCCACTCATCCAAGTTATCCAAGACTGTAGCCACCTCTACCACTTCACTGTCAAACTGTTATTCAAACTTCATGCCT GTCTCCCCGCTGACACCTTACAAGGACACCGTGATCGTTTCCATGACCAGTTCCACAG CCTTAAGACGTTCTTCAATAAAGCCAGAGATATGCTCTACTTCAAGAGACTGATCCAAATTCCCAAACTGCCTGAT TCTCCACCCAACTTTCTGCATGCAGCCTCTCTGGCGAAGCATGTGAAACCAGTGGTTGTTATTCCTGATGAGGATGAACCAGAACaacaagatgatgatgatgacgacccTGAGCCTCTCATTGAGGTCAGCGATGTCTCTACACCCAGCATACAAGCACAGCCGCAG CAAATGGACATATTTGATCAGACATTTGGACCTCCAAATGGAGGCTTTGATGACAG ggaTCTCCAGATTGAAAGCCTGAAGCGAGATCTTGAGTTGTTGAGAGCAGAGCTAGAGAGAGTCAAAGCAGAG GCCCAACGCTATATCACACAACTGAAGTCCCAGATTAACAGTTTGGAGGCGGAGCTAGAAGAACAGAGGGCACAGAAACAGCGAGCTCTTGTAGAAAATGAGCAGCTGCGCATGGAACTGGAAGCCATGCGGCGCCGAAATGCAGAATATGACAGCTTACAGACCACGTTTATTGAGGCGGAGA AAAGAGCCCAAGCCACTGAGCAGCGGTACAATAAGCTGAAAGAAAAGCACACGGAGCTGGTGACCAGCCATGCAGAGCTACTGCGGAAG agtgcagacactGTGAAGATGCTGTCAGCAACACAGCAGACCCAGGATGAAGTGGAGAGGACCAAACAGCAGCTGTCATTCGAGGTGGATCGGATTAAACAAGAAGCTGACATGAAG CTAGAAGAGCAGAAGTTTGAGATGGAGAAGCTGAGGAGAGAGCTGGAAGAGAAGTTGGCTGAAATTTCACGTATCAAGGCGACACTACAGAGCAGCGAACAA ACATCGGTGCAAATGAACAGCTCAATGACAGCTCTGCAGGCAGAGAAGGAGCGTCTGATGCGATCTGTGAGTGAGAAGGAGGCGGAGCTGTCGTCTCTGCGACAGGCTGCGCAGGTGCAGCAGTCATCACTTCAGCAGGAGCGAGAGAGGAACAGCAGGGAGCTTGGCGAGCTGCAGGGCAAACTGCAGGACAAG GCAAGTCAGGAGGAGTTGCTGAAACAGAAGCTTCTGGAGGAGCAGTTTGCTTTGTTGCAGGGAACCGTCACAGAGGCTGAGAACATTATCCAAGATGCTGTAGCTAAGCTTGACGATCCCCTCCACATACGATGCACCAGCTCTCCAG ATTACCTCGTGAGTCGGGCTGAGTCCACACTGACTTCCATCGACAAGCTAAAGAAAGGCCATGCAGAATATTTGACAAACATGAACG ATGCTGGAGCGCTGCTGAGGGCTCTGACCCAGTTCTCCCACTTGGCTGCCGATACAATTGTTAACGGCAGTGCAACGGCACACATGGCCCCCACTGACCATGCAGATA AACTGACAGAGAACTGCAGAACCTGTGCCACCGAGAGTCTGCAGTTCTTAAAGGATCTGAAGACCAAGATCACCCTCCAGAAGGCAGACCCAGCCTTCATTCGGGTCATTGTTCAAAAGATCCTGCACTTGGGCCAG GAGCTGCGGCCCAAAAGTATGGATATTCGCCAGGACGAGTTGGGAGATCTGGTTGATAAAGAAATGGCTGCAACATCAGCTGCTATTGAAGAAGCTGTCCGTAGAATTGAT GAAATGATGAATCAGGCACGAAAGGACACATCAGGAATGAAACTGGAGGTCAATGAAAG AATCCTGAACAGCTGCACAGACCTGATGAAG GCCATCCGCATGCTGGTTGTGGCATCTACAGACTTACAAAAGGAGATTGTGGAGGGTGGGCGG GGTGCAGCGACCATTAAGGAGTTCTACGCCAGGAACTCTCGCTGGACTGAGGGGCTCATTTCTGCTGCCAAGGCAGTGGGATGGGGAGCCACAGAGATGGT GGAGTCTGCTGATAAAGTGGTGCTGCACACTGGCAAATATGAGGAGTTGATTGTCTGTTCTCATGAGATTGCTGCTAGTACTGCACAGCTGGTCGCTGCTTCAAAA GTCAAAGCAGACCGCAACAGTAAGAAGCTCTCAACGCTGCAGCAGGCGTCTCGACTCGTGAATGAGATGGCTGCTAATGTGGTAGCTTCAACCAAGACAGGCCAGGAACATCTGGAGGAAAAAG ATACCATGGACTTCTCTGGAATGTCACTTattaaactgaaaaaagaagaaatggagtCACAG GTGAAGGTGCTGGAACTGGAAAGTCAGCTGGAGAATGAGCGCCTGCGTTTGGGCGAGTTGAGGAAGAAGCACTACGTGTTGGCAGGGGTTCCTCTTGATCAGGTTTCAGAGGGGAACGGAGAAACCTTCTCAACAACCCATCCCGTCTCCATGTCACCAAAACCCACAAAGCCCACTCTCATGAAGAAACCTGCGCTGGCCCAGAAACCCAATATACCACCTAAAACTATGGTAAGTCCCAGATGA
- the hip1rb gene encoding huntingtin interacting protein 1 related b isoform X3 → MSGALGRRFSLSSISKAINSTETPVKEKHARRIILGTHREKGAYTFWSYALGFPLASSSILSWKFCHVLHKVLRDGHRNVLQDCMRHHSSLVEIGKLWAHLHDKYGQLVALYTKLLCTKMEFHVKHMEIPPNLEATDEVLERTAGTDINNVFQLTVEVFDYMDTELRLAETVLRQLNTSIAISTLTSGQCRLAPLIQVIQDCSHLYHFTVKLLFKLHACLPADTLQGHRDRFHDQFHSLKTFFNKARDMLYFKRLIQIPKLPDSPPNFLHAASLAKHVKPVVVIPDEDEPEQQDDDDDDPEPLIEVSDVSTPSIQAQPQQMDIFDQTFGPPNGGFDDRDLQIESLKRDLELLRAELERVKAEAQRYITQLKSQINSLEAELEEQRAQKQRALVENEQLRMELEAMRRRNAEYDSLQTTFIEAEKRAQATEQRYNKLKEKHTELVTSHAELLRKSADTVKMLSATQQTQDEVERTKQQLSFEVDRIKQEADMKLEEQKFEMEKLRRELEEKLAEISRIKATLQSSEQTSVQMNSSMTALQAEKERLMRSVSEKEAELSSLRQAAQVQQSSLQQERERNSRELGELQGKLQDKASQEELLKQKLLEEQFALLQGTVTEAENIIQDAVAKLDDPLHIRCTSSPDYLVSRAESTLTSIDKLKKGHAEYLTNMNDAGALLRALTQFSHLAADTIVNGSATAHMAPTDHADKLTENCRTCATESLQFLKDLKTKITLQKADPAFIRVIVQKILHLGQELRPKSMDIRQDELGDLVDKEMAATSAAIEEAVRRIDEMMNQARKDTSGMKLEVNERILNSCTDLMKAIRMLVVASTDLQKEIVEGGRGAATIKEFYARNSRWTEGLISAAKAVGWGATEMVESADKVVLHTGKYEELIVCSHEIAASTAQLVAASKVKADRNSKKLSTLQQASRLVNEMAANVVASTKTGQEHLEEKDTMDFSGMSLIKLKKEEMESQVKVLELESQLENERLRLGELRKKHYVLAGVPLDQVSEGNGETFSTTHPVSMSPKPTKPTLMKKPALAQKPNIPPKTMVSPR, encoded by the exons ATGTCTGGAGCCCTTGGACGACGTTTCTCT CTGAGTAGCATCAGCAAGGCCATCAACTCCACTGAGACCCCTGTGAAGGAGAAGCATGCACGAC GAATTATCCTGGGAACTCACAGAGAGAAGGGGGCTTACACCTTCTGGTCCTACGCTCTGGGCTTTCCTCTGGCCAGCAGCTCCATCCTCAGCTGGAAGTTCTGCCATGTCCTGCACAAAGTCCTGAGAGATGGACACCGTAAT GTTTTACAAGACTGTATGAGACATCACAGTAGTCTAGTTGAAATTGGGAAACTATGG GCCCACCTTCATGACAAATATGGCCAACTGGTTGCTCTCTACACAAAGCTGCTCTGTACAAAAATGGAGTTTCATGTGAAG CACATGGAGATCCCACCAAACCTGGAGGCTACAGATGAGGTCCTGGAGCGCACTGCTGGGACAGACATCAATAACGT GTTCCAGCTCACAGTTGAGGTGTTCGATTACATGGACACAGAACTGAGGCTCGCTGAGACAG TACTCCGCCAGCTCAACACATCCATCGCCATCTCTACTCTCACATCTGGCCAGTGTCGCCTGGCTCCACTCATCCAAGTTATCCAAGACTGTAGCCACCTCTACCACTTCACTGTCAAACTGTTATTCAAACTTCATGCCT GTCTCCCCGCTGACACCTTACAAGGACACCGTGATCGTTTCCATGACCAGTTCCACAG CCTTAAGACGTTCTTCAATAAAGCCAGAGATATGCTCTACTTCAAGAGACTGATCCAAATTCCCAAACTGCCTGAT TCTCCACCCAACTTTCTGCATGCAGCCTCTCTGGCGAAGCATGTGAAACCAGTGGTTGTTATTCCTGATGAGGATGAACCAGAACaacaagatgatgatgatgacgacccTGAGCCTCTCATTGAGGTCAGCGATGTCTCTACACCCAGCATACAAGCACAGCCGCAG CAAATGGACATATTTGATCAGACATTTGGACCTCCAAATGGAGGCTTTGATGACAG ggaTCTCCAGATTGAAAGCCTGAAGCGAGATCTTGAGTTGTTGAGAGCAGAGCTAGAGAGAGTCAAAGCAGAG GCCCAACGCTATATCACACAACTGAAGTCCCAGATTAACAGTTTGGAGGCGGAGCTAGAAGAACAGAGGGCACAGAAACAGCGAGCTCTTGTAGAAAATGAGCAGCTGCGCATGGAACTGGAAGCCATGCGGCGCCGAAATGCAGAATATGACAGCTTACAGACCACGTTTATTGAGGCGGAGA AAAGAGCCCAAGCCACTGAGCAGCGGTACAATAAGCTGAAAGAAAAGCACACGGAGCTGGTGACCAGCCATGCAGAGCTACTGCGGAAG agtgcagacactGTGAAGATGCTGTCAGCAACACAGCAGACCCAGGATGAAGTGGAGAGGACCAAACAGCAGCTGTCATTCGAGGTGGATCGGATTAAACAAGAAGCTGACATGAAG CTAGAAGAGCAGAAGTTTGAGATGGAGAAGCTGAGGAGAGAGCTGGAAGAGAAGTTGGCTGAAATTTCACGTATCAAGGCGACACTACAGAGCAGCGAACAA ACATCGGTGCAAATGAACAGCTCAATGACAGCTCTGCAGGCAGAGAAGGAGCGTCTGATGCGATCTGTGAGTGAGAAGGAGGCGGAGCTGTCGTCTCTGCGACAGGCTGCGCAGGTGCAGCAGTCATCACTTCAGCAGGAGCGAGAGAGGAACAGCAGGGAGCTTGGCGAGCTGCAGGGCAAACTGCAGGACAAG GCAAGTCAGGAGGAGTTGCTGAAACAGAAGCTTCTGGAGGAGCAGTTTGCTTTGTTGCAGGGAACCGTCACAGAGGCTGAGAACATTATCCAAGATGCTGTAGCTAAGCTTGACGATCCCCTCCACATACGATGCACCAGCTCTCCAG ATTACCTCGTGAGTCGGGCTGAGTCCACACTGACTTCCATCGACAAGCTAAAGAAAGGCCATGCAGAATATTTGACAAACATGAACG ATGCTGGAGCGCTGCTGAGGGCTCTGACCCAGTTCTCCCACTTGGCTGCCGATACAATTGTTAACGGCAGTGCAACGGCACACATGGCCCCCACTGACCATGCAGATA AACTGACAGAGAACTGCAGAACCTGTGCCACCGAGAGTCTGCAGTTCTTAAAGGATCTGAAGACCAAGATCACCCTCCAGAAGGCAGACCCAGCCTTCATTCGGGTCATTGTTCAAAAGATCCTGCACTTGGGCCAG GAGCTGCGGCCCAAAAGTATGGATATTCGCCAGGACGAGTTGGGAGATCTGGTTGATAAAGAAATGGCTGCAACATCAGCTGCTATTGAAGAAGCTGTCCGTAGAATTGAT GAAATGATGAATCAGGCACGAAAGGACACATCAGGAATGAAACTGGAGGTCAATGAAAG AATCCTGAACAGCTGCACAGACCTGATGAAG GCCATCCGCATGCTGGTTGTGGCATCTACAGACTTACAAAAGGAGATTGTGGAGGGTGGGCGG GGTGCAGCGACCATTAAGGAGTTCTACGCCAGGAACTCTCGCTGGACTGAGGGGCTCATTTCTGCTGCCAAGGCAGTGGGATGGGGAGCCACAGAGATGGT GGAGTCTGCTGATAAAGTGGTGCTGCACACTGGCAAATATGAGGAGTTGATTGTCTGTTCTCATGAGATTGCTGCTAGTACTGCACAGCTGGTCGCTGCTTCAAAA GTCAAAGCAGACCGCAACAGTAAGAAGCTCTCAACGCTGCAGCAGGCGTCTCGACTCGTGAATGAGATGGCTGCTAATGTGGTAGCTTCAACCAAGACAGGCCAGGAACATCTGGAGGAAAAAG ATACCATGGACTTCTCTGGAATGTCACTTattaaactgaaaaaagaagaaatggagtCACAG GTGAAGGTGCTGGAACTGGAAAGTCAGCTGGAGAATGAGCGCCTGCGTTTGGGCGAGTTGAGGAAGAAGCACTACGTGTTGGCAGGGGTTCCTCTTGATCAGGTTTCAGAGGGGAACGGAGAAACCTTCTCAACAACCCATCCCGTCTCCATGTCACCAAAACCCACAAAGCCCACTCTCATGAAGAAACCTGCGCTGGCCCAGAAACCCAATATACCACCTAAAACTATGGTAAGTCCCAGATGA